In the Sphingomonas sp. OV641 genome, CCGCCGCGCAGGATCGCCACGGCCATGCCGTCCGCCGGACGACGATCGTCGGCCCTGAAGGCGGTCGGATCACGACGCGCGGCGCCGTCCGCTGGGATCGCGACAACCCCAATTGGTGGCACGGCCATCCGGGCTTTGCCGGCTACCACGGCCCGCGGCCGGGTTATTACTACGCGCCGCATCATGGCTATTATGCGGTGCCGCGCCCTTATTGGGGGCGCACCTGGGTGGTCGGCGCGACGGTGCCCGCCAGTATGCGCGTCTATGTCGTCAGCAATCCGGCCTTCTACGGCCTGACGGTGGCGCCGGCCGGCTATCGCTGGATCTACGTCAACAACAACATCACGCTGATCAACCGCAGCGGCGTGATCGTCCGCAGCGTGCCGCGCGTCTGGTGATCGCGCCGCCGCCGTTCCCCCGCACAGACCAGGACGACCCACAATGA is a window encoding:
- a CDS encoding RcnB family protein yields the protein MRINHGISIVGALALTACTVSLGAMPAAAQDRHGHAVRRTTIVGPEGGRITTRGAVRWDRDNPNWWHGHPGFAGYHGPRPGYYYAPHHGYYAVPRPYWGRTWVVGATVPASMRVYVVSNPAFYGLTVAPAGYRWIYVNNNITLINRSGVIVRSVPRVW